A genomic stretch from Ureibacillus composti includes:
- a CDS encoding methylated-DNA--[protein]-cysteine S-methyltransferase has product MKPENKPTLFWSLLKYKDWCFYIASTVKGLVFVGSQDKPFEELAEWAKKRFPGSPLIENQEKLEPYAIEITQYLEGKRQKFTIPFDYNGTDFQLAVWNALCEIPYGEKKTYTDIANSINKPTAVRAVGTAIGANPVLITVPCHRVVGKNGTLTGYRGGLEMKTKLLELESQGTTSEL; this is encoded by the coding sequence ATGAAGCCAGAGAATAAACCTACACTATTTTGGTCTTTGTTAAAATATAAAGATTGGTGTTTTTATATCGCATCAACAGTTAAAGGGCTTGTGTTTGTTGGTTCACAGGACAAACCATTCGAGGAATTGGCTGAATGGGCGAAAAAACGCTTTCCGGGGAGCCCTCTCATTGAAAATCAAGAAAAGCTTGAACCTTATGCCATTGAAATCACCCAGTATCTTGAAGGAAAACGGCAAAAGTTTACGATTCCTTTTGATTACAATGGTACAGACTTTCAGCTTGCCGTTTGGAATGCACTCTGTGAAATTCCTTATGGTGAGAAAAAGACCTATACGGACATCGCAAATTCTATTAACAAACCAACAGCTGTTCGTGCTGTCGGGACAGCTATTGGAGCGAATCCAGTTTTAATTACCGTTCCGTGTCATCGAGTTGTAGGGAAGAACGGAACATTAACAGGCTATCGAGGCGGACTTGAAATGAAAACAAAACTTTTGGAATTGGAAAGTCAGGGAACAACTAGTGAGTTGTAA
- a CDS encoding AAA domain-containing protein, with translation MVQKLAPSEVIKCFIVLTNTSRQAINEHFSDEHAFFNLQNAFDVYIEKLSIEQNALNLTIYFDNKKNKKLANKFDERVVIMDCIFDLKNGLVAKSFRTKGKHTPVATNRRAHMKIRFVASRISGHTYSEKFIKTIAELPVAQERYDYVNKRITSWEGYLKVLYKNASFDDIETQFDSVRFNSDYSILSMKCRGIQEKEWKNVKGLSARIQGYKQDIGEVVKANRSSQTIEIELRPNFVKLARNDEFDFHSENISFSNASTTSQLKRLLNGFERLKDGLAANASLENILFEDNPNVVEPKKDIEIEFHNNLNEYQRGAVIGAIAADDLYVIQGPPGTGKTTVISEICYQNAKAGLKTLIASQSNLAVDNALSRLLSNKDIRILRYGRTESIEEEGKKFIEENVANYWKTQTYDAITNEINQHASKEHQLKTEIEQCRDEIISLKEKQKKLEEEIERKKQAKVELAELTEQIVQLKKQLSPLKKERDHTELALEKLRSSFEKLTKELDELNEQIRSLGSIEQINEEIQYATKEIAKSDKIVEYARIQENFVAAKKQLEDVKSQLSQIEATTTNLDSTIQQIHQMKKIHDIEQFIETHSIRKGYVLNRLFSDMETIHENIVEFKTLKDISGRLEKAIEYSKKTLGITVDLTNLPQNQSYSLQEIDEFLTKLSYAFARKQVTPLNGTRSIQGLYLRKLSLAKYEEKYRALVDESLLVFRKIKEEVEDQIKQKSGVNQSVVTSLKEKETQFNQTTSSYQQQLDELTKDIGDTSFIPTNNELQSVRDMLQQKITKLEEDQEKVIKIEETYQKKKQDEERVNLELTVGEEALQKITEELKQINAQGIQLEKNAETLQQITKQNPEAELEKTTEQIANTEKEIEKLTAKIDMLPITKTLQNEWQALLEQASEHDLDEIRKLYVKNANVIGTTCVASANKEFMDNYPTFDVVIIDEVSKATPPELLLPMLKGKKIVLVGDHHQLPPLIGDETLEETLEAVIKESDTFEEKRELEKLLEESLFERLYKNLPSTNKKMLGIQYRMHEKIMQTIAPFYQNGNESLHCGLTDSDAMRDHKLNCHLVKRNEHLLWYDIPNRQGFFEERMKEGASLFNESELTMIREMLIELNYATEKAKVDGSFNENDLKSVGVISFYAEQVKRINQLVQELNLEHLHIRTGSVDKFQGMEMDVILLSMVRNNDNKHGDIGFAKDYRRLNVALSRARELLVLIGSSEMFTKRPKKEETREMYRNLLNVVKDQKGYREFNQNALA, from the coding sequence ATGGTTCAAAAACTTGCGCCAAGCGAAGTCATTAAATGTTTTATCGTCTTAACTAATACGTCTCGCCAAGCAATTAATGAGCATTTTTCAGATGAACATGCCTTTTTTAATTTGCAAAATGCTTTTGATGTATACATAGAGAAATTATCAATTGAACAAAATGCACTTAATTTAACCATCTATTTTGATAACAAAAAAAATAAAAAATTAGCCAATAAATTTGATGAACGCGTTGTCATCATGGACTGTATTTTCGACCTTAAAAACGGTCTTGTTGCAAAAAGTTTCAGAACGAAAGGGAAACATACCCCGGTTGCTACAAATCGTCGTGCCCATATGAAAATTCGTTTCGTTGCATCAAGAATTAGCGGACATACATATTCGGAGAAATTCATTAAAACGATCGCCGAATTACCCGTTGCCCAAGAACGATATGATTACGTCAATAAACGAATTACGAGCTGGGAAGGGTATTTAAAAGTTCTTTACAAAAATGCATCTTTTGATGACATTGAAACACAGTTTGACTCTGTTCGTTTCAACTCAGATTACAGCATCCTTTCGATGAAATGTCGTGGAATTCAAGAAAAAGAATGGAAAAACGTAAAAGGGTTAAGCGCCCGAATCCAAGGTTATAAACAAGACATTGGGGAAGTCGTAAAGGCGAATCGTTCATCGCAAACGATTGAAATTGAATTAAGACCAAACTTCGTTAAACTAGCCCGTAATGATGAGTTTGACTTCCACTCAGAAAATATCTCGTTTAGCAATGCTTCAACTACTTCTCAACTAAAACGACTATTAAATGGTTTTGAACGGTTAAAAGATGGTTTAGCTGCCAACGCAAGCCTCGAAAACATCCTTTTTGAAGATAACCCGAATGTCGTCGAACCTAAAAAGGATATTGAAATTGAGTTTCATAATAATCTCAATGAATATCAACGAGGAGCAGTAATTGGTGCCATTGCGGCCGATGATTTATATGTCATTCAAGGGCCACCAGGAACGGGAAAGACAACTGTAATTTCCGAGATTTGTTACCAAAATGCGAAAGCAGGACTAAAAACATTAATAGCCTCTCAATCAAACCTTGCCGTTGATAATGCGTTAAGTCGACTTCTATCCAATAAAGATATACGAATTTTAAGGTATGGTCGTACGGAAAGCATTGAAGAAGAAGGAAAAAAATTCATCGAAGAAAACGTAGCAAACTATTGGAAAACACAAACATACGATGCCATCACAAATGAAATAAACCAACATGCATCAAAAGAACATCAACTGAAAACTGAAATTGAGCAATGTCGCGATGAAATTATTTCATTAAAAGAAAAACAAAAAAAGCTTGAGGAAGAAATTGAACGAAAAAAACAAGCGAAAGTCGAACTGGCTGAACTGACGGAACAAATCGTTCAGTTAAAAAAGCAGCTAAGTCCATTAAAAAAAGAGCGCGATCACACAGAATTGGCTTTAGAGAAATTACGTTCATCCTTTGAAAAATTGACGAAAGAACTTGATGAACTGAATGAACAAATAAGATCATTAGGCTCAATCGAACAAATAAATGAAGAGATTCAATACGCGACTAAGGAAATTGCGAAGAGTGACAAAATTGTTGAATATGCGCGGATCCAAGAAAACTTCGTAGCTGCAAAAAAACAATTAGAAGACGTAAAAAGTCAATTAAGCCAAATTGAAGCGACCACGACGAATCTCGATTCAACCATCCAACAAATTCATCAAATGAAAAAGATTCACGATATTGAACAATTTATTGAAACCCATTCTATTCGAAAAGGCTATGTACTGAATCGACTATTTTCAGACATGGAAACAATACATGAAAATATCGTTGAATTTAAGACATTAAAGGATATTTCGGGGCGACTTGAAAAAGCAATTGAATATAGTAAGAAAACATTAGGGATCACGGTCGATCTTACAAATTTACCACAGAACCAATCTTACTCCCTTCAAGAAATAGATGAGTTTTTAACTAAACTTAGTTATGCTTTTGCTAGAAAACAAGTAACGCCATTAAATGGAACTCGCTCGATTCAAGGATTATACTTGCGAAAACTTTCCTTAGCGAAATATGAAGAAAAGTATCGCGCGTTAGTCGACGAATCCCTTCTTGTATTCCGAAAAATAAAAGAAGAAGTGGAAGATCAAATCAAACAAAAATCCGGGGTTAATCAATCGGTTGTCACTTCACTAAAAGAAAAAGAAACTCAGTTCAACCAAACAACGAGTTCATATCAACAACAACTTGATGAACTTACTAAGGACATTGGGGATACTTCCTTCATTCCAACAAACAACGAACTTCAATCTGTTCGAGATATGCTTCAGCAAAAAATTACAAAGCTTGAGGAAGATCAAGAAAAAGTCATAAAAATAGAAGAAACTTATCAAAAGAAAAAGCAAGATGAAGAACGTGTTAATCTTGAGTTAACTGTTGGAGAAGAGGCACTGCAAAAGATTACAGAAGAACTGAAGCAAATTAATGCACAAGGCATACAGTTAGAAAAGAATGCTGAGACACTTCAACAAATTACGAAGCAAAACCCTGAAGCCGAGCTCGAAAAAACAACAGAGCAAATTGCAAATACCGAAAAAGAAATCGAAAAACTAACTGCAAAAATCGATATGTTGCCAATTACAAAAACATTACAAAATGAATGGCAAGCCTTATTAGAACAAGCAAGCGAACACGACTTAGATGAAATTCGTAAACTTTATGTAAAAAATGCGAACGTCATCGGGACGACTTGTGTAGCTTCAGCCAATAAAGAATTTATGGACAACTACCCGACATTTGATGTTGTCATTATTGATGAAGTTTCAAAAGCAACGCCACCAGAATTACTATTACCAATGCTAAAAGGTAAAAAGATTGTCCTTGTTGGTGACCATCATCAACTTCCACCGCTAATTGGGGATGAAACATTGGAAGAGACTTTGGAAGCGGTAATTAAAGAAAGTGATACGTTTGAAGAAAAACGTGAGCTAGAAAAATTATTAGAAGAATCCTTATTCGAACGTCTATATAAAAATCTCCCTAGCACAAACAAAAAAATGCTTGGGATTCAATACCGAATGCACGAAAAGATTATGCAAACGATCGCTCCATTCTATCAAAATGGCAATGAATCACTACACTGCGGTTTAACTGATTCAGATGCAATGCGTGATCATAAATTGAATTGTCATCTCGTTAAACGTAACGAACATTTACTTTGGTATGACATTCCAAATCGACAAGGATTCTTTGAAGAGCGCATGAAAGAAGGCGCAAGTTTATTTAATGAATCAGAATTAACAATGATTCGTGAAATGTTAATCGAACTAAATTATGCAACAGAAAAAGCTAAAGTAGATGGTTCATTTAATGAAAATGATCTGAAATCTGTTGGTGTGATTAGCTTCTATGCTGAACAAGTGAAGCGAATTAATCAATTAGTACAAGAGCTAAATCTTGAACATTTACACATCCGTACCGGTTCAGTCGATAAATTCCAAGGGATGGAAATGGACGTCATTTTACTAAGTATGGTTCGTAATAATGACAATAAACATGGCGACATCGGCTTTGCCAAGGACTATCGCCGTTTAAACGTTGCCTTATCTCGTGCGCGTGAATTACTTGTTTTAATTGGAAGTTCAGAAATGTTTACGAAACGACCGAAAAAGGAAGAAACGCGTGAGATGTATAGAAACTTATTAAACGTAGTAAAAGATCAAAAAGGCTATCGCGAATTTAACCAAAACGCTTTAGCGTAA
- a CDS encoding nucleotide excision repair endonuclease has product MIKIELPKPDLVIYQREQKLKEGDVPITPYHGFIDFHKITREKGGIFFFYNKANELLFVGKARKIRQRIKKHFEDNVSPMKTHRDEIYKIEVYEIEDPMEREIYETYAINTLRAKYNIEKVFY; this is encoded by the coding sequence TTGATAAAAATTGAATTACCAAAACCTGATCTTGTCATTTATCAACGAGAGCAAAAATTAAAAGAAGGCGATGTGCCAATTACTCCTTATCACGGGTTTATTGATTTCCATAAAATCACTCGTGAAAAAGGCGGAATCTTCTTTTTCTATAATAAAGCGAATGAATTATTATTCGTAGGGAAAGCAAGAAAAATACGTCAACGTATTAAGAAGCATTTTGAAGATAATGTTTCACCAATGAAAACTCATCGCGATGAAATTTATAAAATTGAAGTGTATGAAATTGAAGACCCAATGGAACGTGAAATTTATGAAACGTATGCCATTAATACACTGAGAGCAAAATATAATATCGAAAAGGTATTTTATTAA
- a CDS encoding thioesterase family protein: protein MFVSEKQIEIRYAETDQMGVVYHANYLIWMEIGRTQLIRDLGFDYAKLEEQGYISPVLDLTVQYKKAMRYGQVATVRTWVESHDKLRTTYGYEILHEDGSIAATGTTLNTLVKRDSLRPFPLVKADPAWDAKYKEIARSQQ from the coding sequence ATGTTTGTAAGTGAAAAACAAATTGAAATTCGATATGCTGAGACTGATCAAATGGGCGTTGTGTACCATGCCAATTATTTAATTTGGATGGAAATCGGGAGAACGCAACTGATTCGTGACTTAGGATTCGATTATGCAAAACTAGAAGAACAAGGATACATATCTCCGGTTTTAGATTTAACTGTTCAATATAAAAAAGCGATGCGCTATGGACAAGTTGCGACTGTACGTACTTGGGTAGAATCTCATGATAAGCTTCGCACTACATACGGCTATGAAATTTTACACGAAGATGGTTCCATTGCAGCAACTGGAACTACCCTTAATACATTAGTAAAACGAGATAGCTTACGACCATTTCCACTTGTGAAAGCGGACCCAGCGTGGGATGCAAAGTATAAAGAAATCGCCCGTTCACAACAATAA